In the Clostridium sporogenes genome, one interval contains:
- a CDS encoding helix-turn-helix domain-containing protein yields the protein MPREFVEYTNDLPIKVSMQNIKRSPIHWHNAMEVIYVLEGSIKIIIETESHRVNKQEIGIINPEEAHSIKSITNNNKVLIFQIDTSFFNKYYDIENMFFYTDFSAPEAQKHEKYDVLRKYLSTLLCEIAQKGDNYEDVVEENLVDLLYHLINNFHYLIYDEEELKENEVQFERYDRIIKYIYSNYNNKISIQDIARLEFLSSHYLSNEMKNKVGYSFNDFVNLTRVEEAIKLLLDTDKTISEISEELGFSHTRYFNKHFKKHYKCTPMQYRKKYKVDEETYENLKVYEKLKLKDAYEYLMHYLEDYPRFNYEGKIIKINVDLSKDTNELEEIWHDIINLGSAKEILKGNHGELIKEFQKYVECEYAIIQNIFSKDMNVFSTEKDRFFNWYEIRQVFEFIYDLDLKPAILIDFNKYEVKFFLALFKDFMDYFTDFFGDKEIKKWRFYLKNYSDKNSDILESFLQEYEDIEFVNWDLDYKEVNNIYDTAYMLPYILNQYLNEKSNVIFLTTFDEIYGGEYINNELFYGGSGIINRQGIKKPSYYAYYLLSKLGNEVIEKGDGYIITKEDDDIQILVYSHSEELESLISLEDLYKRRGLKETAEKKFSINIAALPYNYKIVTYKIDEGKGSSYNNWLSMGRPKRIDEYERDLLIQSSVPNIKLGFAKKSPIYNIVSKIEGYGAFLFILQRV from the coding sequence CATAAAAATAATTATAGAAACAGAAAGCCATAGGGTAAACAAACAGGAAATAGGTATAATAAATCCAGAGGAAGCCCATAGCATAAAAAGTATAACCAACAACAATAAAGTTCTTATATTTCAAATAGATACTAGTTTTTTTAATAAATATTATGATATAGAAAATATGTTTTTTTATACAGATTTTTCAGCACCAGAGGCTCAAAAACATGAAAAGTATGATGTACTAAGAAAATATCTTTCTACATTACTTTGTGAAATAGCTCAAAAAGGTGATAATTACGAAGATGTAGTAGAAGAAAATTTAGTAGATCTTTTATATCATCTTATAAATAATTTTCACTATTTAATATATGATGAAGAGGAATTAAAAGAAAATGAGGTACAGTTTGAAAGATATGATAGAATAATAAAATATATATATTCTAATTATAATAATAAAATAAGTATACAAGATATAGCTCGACTAGAATTTTTAAGCTCTCATTATTTATCTAATGAAATGAAAAATAAAGTAGGATATAGTTTTAATGACTTTGTAAATTTAACTAGAGTAGAAGAAGCTATAAAATTACTTTTAGATACAGACAAAACCATATCTGAAATATCCGAAGAATTAGGCTTTTCACATACTAGGTATTTTAATAAACATTTTAAGAAACATTATAAATGTACCCCAATGCAATACAGAAAAAAGTATAAAGTAGATGAAGAAACTTATGAGAACCTAAAAGTTTATGAAAAATTAAAATTAAAGGATGCCTATGAATATTTAATGCATTATTTAGAGGACTATCCACGATTTAATTATGAAGGTAAAATTATAAAAATTAATGTGGATTTATCTAAAGATACAAATGAACTAGAAGAAATTTGGCATGATATTATTAATTTAGGCAGTGCTAAAGAAATATTAAAAGGAAACCATGGAGAACTTATAAAAGAATTTCAAAAATATGTAGAATGTGAATATGCAATTATACAAAATATATTTTCAAAGGATATGAATGTTTTCTCCACAGAAAAGGATAGATTTTTTAATTGGTATGAGATAAGACAAGTATTTGAATTTATATATGATTTAGATTTAAAACCTGCTATTTTAATAGATTTTAATAAATATGAAGTGAAATTTTTCTTAGCACTTTTTAAAGATTTTATGGATTATTTCACAGATTTTTTTGGTGATAAAGAAATTAAGAAATGGAGATTTTATTTAAAAAATTATTCAGATAAAAACAGTGATATTTTGGAGAGTTTTTTACAAGAATATGAGGATATAGAATTTGTAAATTGGGATTTAGATTACAAGGAAGTAAACAATATTTATGATACTGCATATATGCTTCCTTACATATTAAATCAATATTTAAATGAGAAGTCCAATGTAATTTTCTTAACTACTTTTGATGAAATATATGGAGGAGAGTACATAAATAACGAATTGTTTTACGGTGGTTCTGGAATAATAAATCGTCAAGGAATAAAAAAGCCTTCTTATTATGCTTACTATCTTTTATCTAAATTGGGCAATGAGGTAATAGAAAAAGGAGATGGATATATAATTACTAAAGAGGATGATGATATTCAAATTCTTGTTTATTCTCATAGTGAAGAATTAGAGTCTTTAATTTCTTTAGAGGATTTATACAAAAGAAGAGGCTTAAAAGAAACTGCAGAAAAGAAATTTTCTATAAATATAGCTGCGCTACCTTATAATTATAAGATCGTTACTTATAAAATAGATGAAGGCAAGGGATCTTCTTATAATAATTGGTTATCTATGGGGAGACCAAAGAGAATAGATGAGTATGAAAGAGATTTATTAATACAGAGTTCTGTGCCTAATATAAAATTAGGTTTTGCTAAAAAATCTCCTATATATAATATAGTTTCAAAGATAGAAGGATATGGAGCATTTTTATTTATATTGCAAAGAGTATAA